The genomic DNA AGATAAGAGATACAACATGAATGTAAAGACTATATCGTGAGTGCTATCTATAGGTGTGGTACAGGTATATAAGGTATAGGTGATGTAACCTGATTTACTGCCCAGCATATACGCAAACAGGcatgtacacatgcatgcacatgcacacgcacatgcacatggacacacacacacacacacacacacacacacacacacacacacacacacacacacacacacacacctttaagaGAGGTGTGGTAGTGGTACTTATCTAGTGTGTGCAGATATTGTGAAGGTCTGTGTATGGGTGTCTTTTTATGGTTTTACTGTGTCATCACATGTCAAGGAACAAATACGGCACCTTCCGTTTCAGTACTTTTACAGCCTGAGGGTACATGTTCCACCCTGGTTGATCATCAACAGCTAAAACAAGGACACCTATTATCAGTAATTCTCCCACAGTAAACTGCACAATCATTCTTGTCTCTAAAATATTTAACTGATATGCCAAATCATTTTTGCATCCCGTAGATTAAAAAGAGATGTAAGGTCTTCAACTGATACACTGATACACTGTGCACTGTATGTCTTTGCACTCTAGTTTCTATAACACAATAGGgttttaaatgtgaaaacagaGCAGTCAATAGTTCAAATTTCCCCTGCTTCTTGTAAAATATCTCCTCTCTCCCCAAATTAGTGGTCTGATCCAAACTTTAGCTGTACTAAAATGAGAAAAGGTAACTAGTTGTGCACTTGTTCTCATTTAAAAGTTGTAAGTTCACTTGTTTCCTCAATAGAGCCACTTTTATTCTGTGTGCAGTGAAGTTAGATTTTAATCTATGAAAAGGTCCTTTTTATTAAGACTCATCCATCCAAATCAGTTCCCATGTTCCTCTTTGTCATTTCTCTTTACAGTTAATCAAGGATATGACATTCAAGGAGGGGCAGGAGTTCAAGATCCGCGTCAGGCCCAAGGACGACTGCAATTCGTAAGTTCGAGTTGTCAATGGTGTGGATTTAATTATGTTTAATCAGGAGGAAGTTGATACAGTTCATGTTTTATCCACTTTTTCCCTTTTTCACTGCACACCGTCGTTTGAACTCTGCGTTTCTGCCTTTATTGCAGCTTTGCCATCAACTTCGGTCATGACACAGAGAACATCGCAATGCACTTCAACCCCCGTTTCGACAGCAACACCATCGTCTTCAATTCCTTGTCCGGTGGATGCTGGGGCTCCGAGCAGTGTGAGGGAAACTTCCCCTTTGTGCGTGGGGAGGAATGCAAGGTGTGTTGGGAGAGGATAAGGGTGCAAATTGTCTGTAATATCTAAGAATTTTGTTTAGTCTGATACCAAACAGCAAAATGATTACATGCACTTACAAGGTTTAGTCTAAACGGTGTAAATAGAGAGACTTCAATACCCTTACAGTGCACTCTTTAGCCTTAACTTTAGAGAAAGACTTCCTAAACTTTGCCACAAGTGCCAATGACATTAAAATGGTAACACAGTAGCATGAGCACAAGAAGAGAGAGTAATCACCAAGTCATTATACTGAGTCAGTAACATCAGTTACACAGCAATATCTATCTAAACGTTTGCTAATATTAGCtaaaatagacctttttcatgtCATAGTGTAGCCCTGTCTCATATCACAAATAGCCTATTTTTCTAATCAAAGTCTGTGCAGGTAGGAGTTACATAAAGTAAcgtaacaaacatacttatttgaACTCAAACCATGATATTTTCCTAaacgttaaccacgtgtttaaaactaCTACTTATCTACTTCAgggaggccctggtattgtgcatgctggatCACTGGAATACATTTAACttagccattgttaatgttaccAATTTAGCCTACCTGGtgtttcctactatgacaaagCAAAATGTATGCTATGATAAAGGTTCATTAGTCACCATAAGCTACTGATATTCATACCA from Sander vitreus isolate 19-12246 chromosome 2, sanVit1, whole genome shotgun sequence includes the following:
- the lgals2b gene encoding lectin, galactoside-binding, soluble, 2b; this translates as MLIKDMTFKEGQEFKIRVRPKDDCNSFAINFGHDTENIAMHFNPRFDSNTIVFNSLSGGCWGSEQCEGNFPFVRGEECKFHINFNSSQFYIKLPDGSMLNFPNRLGDVKYKYFDVSGDARIIGVKVK